The proteins below are encoded in one region of Nitrospira sp.:
- a CDS encoding HIT family protein, whose amino-acid sequence MSPICKACQGAWPAPEYRLGDCGLTRAYLFDDQYFEGWTVLVLKQHATELFQLSAAERARLMEEVSAVALVLAETYRARKINYELLGNQLPHIHWHVVPRGQDDPAPAEPVWRVPHLPVSLASDALAIQLTTLREALGRTLTGFRVG is encoded by the coding sequence ATGAGCCCGATCTGCAAAGCGTGTCAGGGAGCGTGGCCGGCCCCCGAATATCGCCTCGGCGATTGCGGGCTGACTCGAGCCTATCTTTTCGACGATCAATATTTCGAAGGTTGGACCGTTCTCGTACTGAAGCAGCACGCCACGGAGCTCTTTCAGCTATCAGCAGCGGAACGGGCTCGCCTGATGGAAGAGGTCTCCGCAGTCGCCCTCGTGTTGGCCGAGACGTATCGAGCCCGCAAGATTAACTATGAGTTGCTTGGAAACCAACTCCCCCACATCCACTGGCATGTGGTCCCGCGTGGACAAGACGACCCCGCACCGGCCGAACCGGTGTGGCGAGTGCCTCATCTACCCGTCTCGCTCGCATCGGACGCATTGGCGATACAGCTGACCACACTCCGTGAAGCTCTGGGACGAACCCTCACGGGCTTCCGTGTGGGATAA
- the degP gene encoding 2-alkenal reductase has protein sequence MNKVRGCSLRTAGLVSLGMGLGLLCGSVVSEAKDEWGRPLGAAHVGPEIHPRPVKPSSELGADEKETIAIFDRAARSVVFITNTSIRSDPWSFNEFEVPQGSGSGFVWNKQGHVVTNFHVVYGADTITVILSERAKYRARVVGVDPDHDLAVLQIQAPEEQLDPLPIGTSQDVRVGQKVLAIGNPFGLDHTLTTGIVSALGRTIKSLTQRTIEGVIQTDAAINPGNSGGPLLDSGGRLIGINTQIVSPSGTYAGIGFAVPVDTVNRIVPELIKYGKVIRPGLGVSLIPDQIARRWGIKGVIIGRVTSGSAAERAGLHGTKETFTGRIELGDIVVAIDGKPVVVLDDFMGALERHEVGDRVTLDVIRGNNQHRIAVTLQAVN, from the coding sequence GTGAATAAGGTGCGCGGATGTAGCTTGCGGACCGCGGGACTCGTTTCATTGGGCATGGGCCTCGGACTACTGTGCGGGTCAGTTGTGTCTGAGGCCAAAGATGAGTGGGGTCGTCCACTGGGCGCTGCCCATGTGGGTCCGGAAATTCACCCTCGTCCGGTCAAGCCCTCATCCGAACTCGGTGCAGACGAAAAGGAGACGATTGCGATCTTCGACCGGGCCGCGAGGTCTGTCGTCTTTATTACGAACACGTCGATTCGGAGCGATCCTTGGTCGTTCAACGAATTCGAGGTTCCTCAGGGGTCCGGATCCGGTTTCGTCTGGAACAAACAGGGTCATGTCGTTACGAACTTCCATGTCGTATATGGAGCGGATACGATCACGGTCATCCTGTCGGAACGGGCGAAGTACCGGGCGCGCGTGGTGGGTGTCGACCCAGACCACGATCTGGCCGTGCTTCAGATTCAAGCGCCGGAAGAACAGCTAGACCCGCTTCCGATCGGGACGTCGCAAGACGTACGGGTCGGACAAAAAGTTTTGGCGATCGGTAATCCGTTTGGGCTGGATCATACCCTTACGACCGGCATCGTGAGTGCGCTTGGTCGCACGATCAAATCGTTGACGCAGCGTACGATCGAGGGCGTCATCCAAACAGACGCGGCAATTAATCCAGGGAACTCCGGGGGGCCACTCCTGGACAGCGGGGGACGGTTGATCGGCATCAACACGCAAATCGTGAGCCCCAGCGGGACCTATGCGGGGATCGGGTTTGCTGTGCCGGTCGACACCGTGAACCGGATCGTGCCGGAGCTGATTAAGTATGGAAAGGTCATTCGTCCCGGGCTCGGCGTATCCCTCATCCCCGATCAAATCGCTCGGCGGTGGGGTATCAAAGGGGTCATTATCGGGCGAGTGACCAGCGGAAGTGCGGCGGAGCGTGCCGGTCTCCACGGGACCAAGGAAACCTTCACGGGACGTATTGAGTTGGGCGATATTGTCGTGGCCATCGATGGCAAACCGGTGGTCGTCTTGGACGATTTCATGGGAGCGCTAGAGCGGCATGAGGTTGGCGATCGCGTCACGCTGGATGTGATACGCGGGAATAATCAGCATCGCATCGCCGTCACTCTTCAAGCGGTGAATTAG
- the arc gene encoding proteasome-associated ATPase, with the protein MGDHHQPNDKKDRRADRDNPQGFEGDRSPGESDRTRHERGAFTDPVALLDECLAEFSDDDPRRRILYKLRHAVLQGSVRLQEREAELNKLQSVVEKLTAPANRIGILLELPEEGLARIAVGGAEYFTNVDPRVGVADLKLGTQVLVNEAFAVIRTIGFDRNGPVFRVAEAMPDGRLRFESEPGRQALIVLRATDLAEVELKPGDEVRVDPSHRFAIERMDERKSKRHVLDDVPSVTWEQIGGQREAIDAIRKAIEYPLVHAETFAKYQFTQPKGFLLYGPPGCGKTLIGQAAASSLSKLVAEAGLWEGERTPITSGAFLHVKGPEILNMWLGESERIVRDLFAQARARRSEGALPFIFIDEAESILGTRRAMRAFNITNTLVPMFCSEMDGIESLRDVVIILASNRPDLIDPAVLRPGRIDRKIKVQRPSRDGAEEILKVYLTEELPYDGTLLSAHGGDPSRVRHFLVERLLHALFRRNDESRILGVRLRNGQTKTLYRGDLLSGAILASIVQRAKEQAIDRVIRGGDRSAGLREEDLIEALEAEFREGEVLPPDDAAEEWLKLLDHHPEQVVGVSSYRSGRLHAERSITQII; encoded by the coding sequence ATGGGGGATCACCACCAGCCTAATGACAAGAAAGACCGAAGAGCGGACCGTGATAACCCGCAAGGGTTTGAGGGGGACCGGTCCCCTGGAGAGTCCGATCGAACACGCCATGAGCGCGGTGCCTTTACCGATCCTGTAGCGCTCCTGGACGAATGCCTCGCCGAGTTTTCAGACGACGATCCTCGCCGTCGCATCCTGTATAAATTACGCCACGCGGTGTTGCAAGGTTCTGTGCGTCTGCAAGAACGCGAGGCAGAGCTCAATAAACTTCAGAGCGTAGTCGAGAAACTCACCGCTCCGGCCAATCGAATCGGGATCCTGCTGGAGCTTCCGGAGGAAGGGTTGGCACGTATTGCCGTCGGAGGCGCCGAATATTTCACCAATGTCGATCCGCGTGTCGGCGTGGCGGACCTCAAGCTCGGCACGCAAGTCTTGGTCAACGAGGCCTTCGCGGTCATCCGAACGATCGGGTTCGATCGAAACGGGCCGGTCTTTCGCGTGGCAGAAGCCATGCCCGATGGGAGGTTACGATTTGAGTCTGAGCCTGGCCGTCAGGCCCTCATCGTGTTGCGTGCGACCGATTTGGCCGAAGTGGAACTGAAGCCGGGCGACGAAGTTCGGGTCGATCCCTCGCATCGCTTTGCGATCGAACGGATGGATGAGCGGAAGTCGAAACGTCATGTGTTGGACGACGTGCCATCGGTCACATGGGAACAGATCGGCGGGCAGAGGGAGGCCATCGACGCCATCAGAAAAGCCATCGAATATCCGCTGGTGCATGCTGAGACGTTTGCCAAATACCAGTTCACCCAGCCAAAGGGGTTCTTGCTCTATGGGCCGCCCGGGTGCGGCAAAACGCTCATCGGGCAGGCGGCAGCCTCGAGTCTCTCCAAACTCGTTGCTGAGGCCGGCCTGTGGGAAGGAGAGCGCACGCCGATTACCTCGGGCGCATTTCTCCACGTCAAGGGCCCGGAGATTCTCAACATGTGGCTGGGAGAATCCGAGCGGATCGTCCGGGATTTGTTCGCGCAAGCGCGTGCTCGCCGGAGCGAAGGTGCCTTGCCGTTCATCTTTATCGACGAAGCGGAGTCAATACTGGGCACCCGTCGGGCCATGCGCGCATTCAACATTACGAATACTCTGGTTCCGATGTTTTGTTCGGAGATGGATGGGATCGAGTCGTTGCGGGACGTCGTGATCATTCTGGCGTCGAATCGTCCGGACTTGATCGATCCTGCCGTTCTGCGGCCTGGTCGCATCGATCGCAAAATCAAGGTGCAGCGGCCGAGCCGGGATGGGGCTGAGGAGATCTTGAAGGTGTATCTGACGGAGGAGCTGCCCTACGACGGGACGTTGCTCTCGGCGCATGGAGGCGATCCATCGCGTGTCAGACATTTTCTGGTCGAACGGCTCCTTCACGCCCTTTTCCGTCGAAACGACGAAAGCCGGATTCTTGGGGTCCGATTGCGGAATGGACAGACCAAGACGCTCTATCGAGGAGATTTGTTGAGTGGGGCCATTCTTGCCTCGATCGTCCAACGGGCAAAAGAACAGGCTATCGATCGGGTCATTCGGGGAGGAGACCGCTCCGCAGGGCTCCGGGAAGAGGATCTGATCGAAGCCCTCGAGGCAGAATTTCGGGAGGGTGAGGTCCTGCCACCGGATGATGCGGCTGAGGAATGGCTCAAGTTACTCGATCATCATCCTGAACAAGTCGTCGGCGTGTCGTCGTATCGTAGTGGGCGACTACACGCGGAGCGGTCGATCACTCAGATCATTTGA
- a CDS encoding proteasome accessory factor PafA2: MRLFGIETEYGITREDLDTVDPVVESMELVRAHLTASFERRWDYGGEDPHEDARGFRVSGLQQDREEDEFAKQDAHRPFSFHEMKSDLVLPNGARFYNDHTHPEYSTPECRTLRDLVAHDRAGERIVQAAASRRNLALGGKAVQLYKNNTDFHGHSYGCHDNYLVSRAVPFTSLVNGLLPFLVSRQVIAGAGKVGVEGAVSARGVTYQLSQRADFMETELSVDTMHNRPILNTRDEPHADGSRYRRLHLIIGDANMCEYATALKVGTTRLVLDLIARGQAPTLELSRPVEAVKQLSRDPDLKACVRCQDGRLLSGLDLQEHYLDAAVQSLAGQDDETDWVLREWRETLTQLTQDRGRLVGKLDWVTKLWLLDTFVEDERIGWDDSWLASLDLEYHNVDAARGLFLALEQEGKTARVVEEADIRAAVTGGPPDTRGGIRGLCVRRFPEQIQSIQWERVRFGTRSPDCTLEMGDLFDPSSVATLTGIIERATSPADIVARWSIVKEIHS, encoded by the coding sequence ATGCGTCTATTTGGAATAGAGACAGAGTACGGTATCACCCGAGAGGATTTGGACACCGTGGATCCCGTCGTCGAGTCTATGGAGTTGGTGCGCGCCCACCTGACAGCCTCGTTCGAACGTCGGTGGGACTATGGCGGCGAGGATCCTCACGAAGACGCCCGAGGGTTCAGGGTCTCCGGGCTACAGCAAGACAGGGAAGAAGACGAATTTGCTAAACAGGACGCCCATCGGCCATTTTCGTTTCACGAGATGAAGAGCGACCTCGTCTTGCCCAATGGCGCCCGTTTTTATAACGACCATACGCATCCTGAATATTCGACCCCTGAGTGTCGCACGCTCAGAGATCTGGTGGCACACGACCGGGCCGGCGAGCGTATTGTCCAGGCCGCGGCTTCGCGCCGGAATCTGGCGCTGGGCGGCAAGGCTGTGCAGCTCTATAAGAACAACACCGATTTCCACGGGCATAGCTATGGTTGCCACGACAATTATCTCGTTTCGCGGGCCGTTCCCTTTACGTCACTGGTCAACGGATTGTTGCCCTTTCTTGTGTCGCGACAGGTGATCGCGGGCGCAGGCAAGGTTGGAGTCGAAGGCGCAGTGTCGGCACGTGGTGTCACGTATCAACTCTCGCAACGAGCCGATTTTATGGAGACGGAATTGAGCGTCGACACCATGCACAATCGCCCGATCCTGAACACGCGGGACGAGCCGCATGCAGACGGGTCACGGTATCGTCGCCTCCACCTGATCATCGGCGATGCCAATATGTGCGAATATGCCACTGCGCTGAAGGTAGGTACCACCAGACTCGTGCTCGATTTGATTGCTCGGGGGCAGGCGCCGACTCTGGAGCTCAGCCGGCCGGTTGAGGCAGTCAAGCAGCTCTCACGGGATCCGGATCTCAAGGCGTGTGTGCGATGTCAGGATGGCAGGCTTCTCAGTGGCTTAGACCTGCAAGAGCACTATCTGGACGCGGCCGTGCAGTCATTGGCTGGACAGGATGACGAGACCGATTGGGTGTTGCGCGAGTGGCGGGAGACGCTCACGCAGTTGACACAGGATCGAGGCCGACTCGTCGGCAAGCTGGACTGGGTGACCAAGCTCTGGCTACTAGATACGTTTGTGGAGGACGAACGCATCGGCTGGGACGATTCGTGGCTGGCTAGTCTCGATCTCGAGTATCACAATGTGGATGCGGCGCGTGGTCTCTTTTTGGCGCTTGAGCAGGAAGGCAAGACCGCACGGGTGGTCGAGGAAGCCGACATTCGTGCGGCCGTCACCGGCGGTCCCCCAGATACGCGTGGGGGCATTCGGGGGCTTTGTGTGAGGCGGTTCCCTGAGCAGATCCAATCGATTCAGTGGGAGCGGGTTCGGTTTGGTACACGGTCGCCTGACTGCACGCTGGAGATGGGAGACCTATTCGATCCTTCGAGTGTCGCGACCTTGACCGGGATTATTGAGCGGGCCACCTCCCCCGCCGATATCGTGGCTCGATGGTCTATCGTAAAGGAGATACATTCATGA